The segment ACCATGGACAGGCGATAAAATAGTCAAAAAAGGATTGAAGCATTTTATTTTCATTTCCGTATCAGTCCTTATATCGCATACGGCAATGGCCTACCTTATTGGTATTGACAAGGTTAAGGAAATTGTTACGCAACCACCCACCGAAAACCTGGCTGGTTTTATTGGACTGGTAGCCTTCACGGGAATTTTTTACGGTGTGTTTGCCCGCTTTCGCGAACAAGCTTGCATTGCGGTTTGTCCGTACGGCCGGCTGCAAGGCGTATTGTTGGTAAAGGACTCGATAGTTGTTGCTTATGACTGGCTGCGGGGCGAGCCTCGCGGTAAACTTAAAAAGAGAGAAGTTGATACCACAAAAGGTGATTGTATAGAGTGTAAACTTTGCGTGCATGTTTGCCCTACAGGTATTGACATACGCAACGGCACTCAGTTGGAGTGTGTTAATTGCACTGCTTGTATCGATGCCTGCGATGAAGTGATGGATAAAGTGGGTAAGCCAAAAGGATTGATTCGATATGCATCGTACAACTCCATTAAAAATGGAATACAGAAGTTAATAACTCCGCGCGTTATTGGCTATTCGTTTGTGCTGCTTGCGCTGGTGAGTTTTCTTTCATTTATGGTGGCCACCCGGTCGGATATTGAAACAACTATTTTGAAAGTACCGGGTACCCTTTATCAACGGGCTGACGATGGAACCATTACCAACCTGTACAATGTTGAATTTGTAAACAAAACATTTGAAGACATTACACTGGAAGTTAAAGCCGACTCTCCGCAGGAGGCTATGCTGAGCAAAGTAGGTGAACAGAAAGTTGTAGTTCCAGCCGGTGAGATGCTGAAGGGAGTTTATTTTATCAAAATCCCGGCTGATAAAGTGAAAGCAGCAAAAACTGTGGTAATGGTAGGTGTTTACAACGATGGTAAGCGAATTGAAAGGGTAAAAGTTAAGTTTATCGGGCCGGTGAAATCAATCCGTGAATAGTCAGGATTATTGTAATTACTGCTTGCAAATTATTAACTGTAAATCGTAAATAATGAATTGGGGAAAAGGTATTGTGGTTGCATTTGTTTTGTTTGCCACATTCATCGGTGTTATGATCACCATAATGATGCGGCAGGATATTGGCCTGGTTACGAAAAATTATTACGCAGAAGACCTGGCCTTTCAGGAACAATATGAGCGGAAACAAAATACGGAACAGCTTGATTTAAAGCCGGAAATCACAATTGTACAAAATCAAATATTAAAAGTGTATTTCCCTTCGGTGAGTTACGTGGAGAAGGGTGAGATAAAATTAGTACGTCCTTCTTCTGATAAACTTGATCAGCAGATGCAATTGAGTGCCTCGGCCGACTCGGTTCAGGTATTTCCGATAAAGCCACTTGAGCCCGGAGCGTATCGGGTGAAAATGAAATGGACAATGGAAGGAAAGGATTATTACCTGGAGAAGGTTATTTTTATTTAGAATATTAATTATTTGTCAGATTGGGCTTGTCGAAACCTGTTCGACTCCGAAGTAGCTTTCGAGGCGTTCAGGCTGACAGTCACTAAGTTTACTTAATTGTACATGTATATAGCCGCTTTTCTTTTAGGATTAACCGGAAGCCTGCACTGTGTGGGCATGTGCGGTCCTATTGCATCTATGGTACAGGGTGCGGCTGGAAAAAAAATCCTGATCAACCGGTTGCTCTATAATATTGGCCGAACAACAACGTATGTTCTCATGGGTGTTGTAGTGGGCTTGTTGGGCAAAATCGTTCAGTGGGGTGGCGTACAAGGAAAAGTTTCGATTGCGGTTGGCGCAGCCATCATCCTTTCGCTATTTATACCTAAAGTACAGTCTGTTTATCTTCCTTCACTATCGCGGATCGTTTTAAAATTAAAAGGTGCATTTGCTGTACACATTAATTCAAAACGTGCAGTATCCTCCTGGCTTACGGGGATATTCAATGGATTTCTTCCATGCGGACTTGTTTATGCGGCTTTGGCCATTGCATTAATCCAGCAAACACCTTTG is part of the Cyclobacteriaceae bacterium genome and harbors:
- the ccoG gene encoding cytochrome c oxidase accessory protein CcoG, producing MNTTTENLYQYDEEFRNTLATVDEKGKRIWVYPKKPSGRFHRARIAVTVVLLTIFFTGPFIQVGGQPLLMLNFFERRFVIFGQAFWPQDFFLLALTLISFFVFVILFTVVFGRVWCGWACPQTLFMEMVFRKIEYLIEGDANQQRKLNHAPWTGDKIVKKGLKHFIFISVSVLISHTAMAYLIGIDKVKEIVTQPPTENLAGFIGLVAFTGIFYGVFARFREQACIAVCPYGRLQGVLLVKDSIVVAYDWLRGEPRGKLKKREVDTTKGDCIECKLCVHVCPTGIDIRNGTQLECVNCTACIDACDEVMDKVGKPKGLIRYASYNSIKNGIQKLITPRVIGYSFVLLALVSFLSFMVATRSDIETTILKVPGTLYQRADDGTITNLYNVEFVNKTFEDITLEVKADSPQEAMLSKVGEQKVVVPAGEMLKGVYFIKIPADKVKAAKTVVMVGVYNDGKRIERVKVKFIGPVKSIRE
- a CDS encoding FixH family protein, which gives rise to MNWGKGIVVAFVLFATFIGVMITIMMRQDIGLVTKNYYAEDLAFQEQYERKQNTEQLDLKPEITIVQNQILKVYFPSVSYVEKGEIKLVRPSSDKLDQQMQLSASADSVQVFPIKPLEPGAYRVKMKWTMEGKDYYLEKVIFI
- a CDS encoding sulfite exporter TauE/SafE family protein, with the protein product MYIAAFLLGLTGSLHCVGMCGPIASMVQGAAGKKILINRLLYNIGRTTTYVLMGVVVGLLGKIVQWGGVQGKVSIAVGAAIILSLFIPKVQSVYLPSLSRIVLKLKGAFAVHINSKRAVSSWLTGIFNGFLPCGLVYAALAIALIQQTPLQSAWVMLLFGLGTMPALLVAAFSWQALRRIIPWSFQRIQTAMLIVVAVVMIWRGLSVETNFFGGNSTEVVCHP